The following proteins are co-located in the Pyxicephalus adspersus chromosome Z, UCB_Pads_2.0, whole genome shotgun sequence genome:
- the MIA gene encoding melanoma-derived growth regulatory protein: MLAVSRGKSKGTMYLRLLCLVLCILFGLTGGSRKMPKLADRKLCADEECSHPISIAVALSDYAPPDCRFIPIRRGQTLYVYSKLKGRGRLFWLGSVQGDEYGEYAARLGYFPSSIVQEEHYLMPGKVEVKTDQWDFLCQ, translated from the exons ATGCTTGCAGTGTCCAGAGGTAAGAGTAAAGGAACCATGTATCTAAGGCTGCTATGTCTTGTGCTTTGCATCTTGTTCGGACTTACCGGAGGAAGCAGAAAAATGCCTAAGCTGGCAGATAGGAAGCTGTGTGCTGATGAAGAGTGCAGCC ATCCCATTTCTATTGCCGTGGCTCTATCAGATTATGCCCCCCCTGACTGCCGCTTCATCCCAATTAGACGTGGACAAACACTCTATGTCTACTCCAAGCTAAAGGGCCGGGGACGCCTCTTTTGGCTGGGCAGT GTGCAAGGAGATGAATATGGGGAATATGCAGCAAGGCTGGGGTATTTTCCAAGCTCTATTGTACAAGAGGAACATTATCTGATGCCAGGAAAAGTGGAGGTCAAAACCGAT CAATGGGATTTCCTGTGTCAGTGA
- the SNRPA gene encoding U1 small nuclear ribonucleoprotein A, giving the protein MAVQEARPNNTIYINNLNEKIKKDELKKSLYAIFSQFGQILDILVSRNLKMRGQAFVIFKEISSATNALRSMQGFPFYDKPMRIQYSKADSDIIAKMKGTFVERDRKRQEKRKVKGQEAAVAKKAIPGAPVPGMPGQMPGMANIPGMTQAPRMMHMPGQTPYMHHPGMMPPPGIAPGQIPPGGMPHGQMIPGQLAPMQPISENPPNHILFLTNLPEETNELMLSMLFNQFPGFKEVRLVPGRHDIAFVEFDNEVQAGAARESLQGFKITQSNSMKISFAKK; this is encoded by the exons ATGGCTGTTCAGGAGGCAAGACCAAACAATACAATCTACATCAACAATCTCAATGAAAAGATAAAGAAAGATG aactgAAGAAATCTCTGTATGCAATCTTCTCCCAGTTTGGCCAGATTCTTGACATCCTGGTGTCCCGCAATCTGAAGATGAGAGGACAGGCTTTTGTTATTTTCAAAGAAATTAGCAGTGCAACAAATGCCCTGAGGTCAATGCAAGGATTCCCTTTTTATGATAAGCCAATG AGAATACAGTATTCAAAGGCTGACTCTGACATCATTGCCAAAATGAAAGGCACCTTTGTGGAGAGGGACCGCAAGAGGCAGGAGAAGAGAAAGGTAAAGGGACAGGAGGCTGCTGTTGccaagaaagccattccaggggCACCTGTTCCAGGCATGCCAGGACAGATGCCG GGAATGGCAAACATCCCCGGAATGACCCAGGCTCCTCGAATGATGCATATGCCTGGACAGACACCATACATGCACCATCCTGGAATGATGCCACCCCCAGGGATTGCCCCTGGACAGATCCCACCTGGTGGCATGCCTCATGGTCAGATGATTCCAGGACAGTTGGCCCCAATGCAGCCG ATATCAGAAAACCCTCCGAACCACATTCTGTTCCTGACCAATCTCCCAGAAGAGACAAACGAGTTGATGTTGTCTATGCTCTTCAATCA GTTCCCTGGCTTCAAAGAAGTCCGTTTAGTTCCAGGACGGCACGATATTGCTTTCGTGGAGTTTGACAATGAAGTTCAGGCCGGAGCCGCGCGAGAATCTCTACAGGGATTCAAAATCACACAGAGCAATTCTATGAAGATTTCATTTGCCAAGAAGTAG